A region of the Litchfieldia alkalitelluris genome:
GAAAGATTATGGTTATAAAAGGAAATTCAAACGATAAAACAAATCAGGAAACGAAACAAATTATTATTAGTGCAGCTCAACGTTTATTTATGACATATGGGTATAGATCAGTATCTACGAGACAAATTGCAGACTCCTGTGGATTAACTCAACCTGCTTTATATCACCATTTTCGAAATAAACAAATGATCTATATCGAGGTTGTTAGATCTATGATGGAGAGAACAGAAACAGCTTTATTACGAGTATACAAGAGGTATACAACACTGTTTGAACGATTGGAGCAGGTTACCTATTATATGCTCATGAATCATCATGAGGATTTAACTCAAATGTTCCATGATTTACAGCATGAAATGGATATGGAGACACAGATTCTTATAAGGAAATGGTGGATTAAAAGCTATTTAGATCCAGTTGTTATGATGATCGAAGATGGCAAAAAAGAGGGTTCATTAAAAGAACTTGAGCAGCTTGGCACAAATGAGACCGAAATTGCATATTTTCTTTTAGATATGATCAAGTCATCGTTTCAACTTTCGGTGGAAAAATATAATAATCCTTTAGAAAAACAGAAAGAAGCACAGCGAAAAGCCACATTAGTTACAAATATTTTTATTGGAGGTCTGGGTGAACAATAATAATTTGTTGTTCACGACTTTCATTTAGGAAGTTCAAAAGATTTCTCAAAGTCTTTTTTGTTTTTTTGACTATACCTTATCAGTTGATAAGTTTTATGAGGGAGTGGGGATAATCATGAAAGAAAAATGGAGAAATGTTATAGTACCTTCCTTAAAAAAAGGAAAATGGTTAACAGTTGTAGTTTGGATAGTAGCTGTGGGGTTACTGTCTGCTATTTTTCCCTCAGCAGATTCAGAAAAGAATGAAAAGGCTGAGGTGTTTTTAAAAGAAACGGAATCAATGAAGGCTGAGAAGTTACTAGAAGAAGAATTCCGAATGAGAATGGCCTACCAGCATTGCTTACTTGGCACAGGTCAGAGGGTTTAGAGGTTGAAGATCTACAAGGGATCCAACAACTTGCTAAACAATTAAACGAAGATCCAATTGAACAAGGAATGGTGCCACCAATTCACTTAATGCCAACGGAAGTAATAATGCAACAGGTTTCACAAGACGGTACCACCTTCGTCCTCCCTGTTCTATTCGCTGAAAACATAGAGACGAGTGAGATCAGCGACGGACTTGTTCAAATAGAACAAGTAGCAACGGATATATTCTCTAAAAATCCGTTTGATGTTAGTGTTGAAAGTAATCAACTACTTGTTAGAGCAACAGGACCTGCTGGGGTTTCAGTTGACGCAACGGAATTATTCAGCCAAGGAGATCTTTCTCTTCTTATCGGGACGGTAATCATTGTGTTAGTCATCTTGTTAATCATTTATCGATCCCCTATATTAGCATTAATTCCACTAGTAAGCGTTGGGGTTGCTTATTCAGTGATAAGTCCAATATTAGGAGCAATGTCCAATGTAGGATGGATTGAATATGATTCCCAAGCAATCGCAATAATGACTGTATTATTGTTTGGTGCTGGGACTGATTACTGTTTATTTCTTATCTCAAATTATCGAAAACTGTTAAAAGTTGAAGCAAATAAATATATTGCACTTAAAGAAGCTTTTGCATCTTCTTGGGGAGCAATTAGTATGAGTGGGCTTACTGTAGTAGCGGCGCTTATTGTTTTGTTGGTAGCAGATTATGGAGCCATTCATAGATTCGCCATTCCTTTTAGTGTAGCGATTTTAATTATGATGATTGCAAGCTTAACTCTTGTTCCAGCGATATTATTGATTCTTGGAAGAGTATCATTTTTCCCGTTTATTCCTAGAACACCAGAGATGCTTAGAGAAAAGGCGAATATGAGTGGAAAAGAGTTCAAGGTGAAAAGTCCTGAGCCGAAGATTGGGTCAACAATCGGGCGGTTAGTAACAACTCATCCTTGGAAGGTTACCATTATAACGACCGCTGTTTTAGTGATATTCTCTTTCTATTCAACAAAGGTAGAACTGACTTATGACACACTATCATCATTCCCTGAGGATATGCCATCTCGGGAAGGCTTTACTTTACTTACGAATCACTTTAATTCAGGTGAATTAGCACCAGTTAGTGTTATTGTAGAATCAGATCAGGAAGGTGCAGTTCGCCGGGTGCTTGAGCAGCTTTCTTATATATCTCAGGTATCTGATGAAGTAATTAGAGGAGAGAATAATAGTCAACTATTAAAATATGAAGTAGAACTCAATGTCAACCCATATTCAAATGAAGCCATGAGCTATATTCCGCAAATTAAGCAAATATTGATAGAGCACCTAAAGAGCTTAGGTGTTTCGGAGCCAGAAGAGAAGGTCTGGATTGGCGGCCAAACAGCAGAGCAATATGATACAAGTATGGTTACCAAGCAAGATGAAAAACTAGTTGTGCCAATTGTTATCATTCTAATTTTCTTGTTACTGCTTGTGTATTTAAGATCGATTGTTGCAACTGTATACTTAGTTGCGACCGTCATTTTATCGTATTTTGGTGCTTTGGGATTAGGATGGATTATTCTGCACTACGGTTTTGGTGTTGAAGCGATACAAGGTTTTATTCCGCTATATGCATTTGTATTTATTGTTGCTCTTGGAGAAGATTATAATATTTTTATGATCTCAAGTATTTGGAAGAAAAGTAAGAAGAAGCCTTTGCTTCAAGCAATCAAAGAAGGTGTTGCAGAGACGGGTGGAGTCATTACGTCAGCAGGTCTGATTTTAGCAGGAACGTTTGCGGTTTTAACCACCCTGCCGATCCAAATTCTTGTTCACTTCGGTACAATCACAGCAATCGGAGTGCTATTAGATACGTTCATTGTTCGCCCCTTTTTAGTACCTGCAATTACGGTGTTATTAGGAAAATGGGCATTCTGGCCGTCTAAAAAGCAGATGAAGTCAGTTGAAGTCAATTCAAGTAAACAAGCAAATGCTAGTCAATAAGGTATAAAAAAGAGGTTATCAATGTGATAACCTCTAGTTTTATATCTAAGGATTAGTAGACCACATTCCAGCTGATTTGATAAAAATTCGCGGATGTAACTTTAATTGCGAAACGATGATTTCAGCTAAATCTTCAGGCTGCATCACCTTTTCAGGGTTGCCATCTGTTAAATTTTCTTTATACGCTAACTCTGTGGCAACAGTACTTGGTGTTAATGCTGTAACACGGATATTATGCTTTCTTACCTCTAGTGCTAGAGATTCAGTTAGCCCAAGTAACCCGAATTTTGAAGCACTATATGCACTTGTTACAGGTGCTCCCTTTTGTCCAGCGGTTGATGAGATATTGATAATGTCTCCACCATTTTTTTCGATTAACTGAGGAAGTACGGCACGTGTTACATAGTAAACGCCCATTAAGTTCACATCAATAATCTTCTTCCATTCTTGTGGATCAAGCTCAAGGAATTTGCCGAATTTCCCGATTCCTGCATTATTTATTAAAATGTCAAAAGTGCCTAAGCTATTTGTTAGTTGACTTACTGCAGCATCAACTTCTTCCATTGAAGAAACATCAGCGGTAGCAAAGGCAACCTTTACACCCAAGTCTTCAATCTCTTTTGAAACGGAAACCAAATCAGCTTCAGTTCTTGCTAAAAGTCCAATATTCACACCTTCTTTAGCTAGTGCAATTGCAGTAGCACGTCCGATACCTTTTCCAGCTCCGGTAATCAGTGCTGTTTTTCTTTGTATTGATTGTGGCATATATACAAACTCCTTTCGTTATGTAACATAGGATTGAACTTGTCTAGTATTAATCCAATGAGTCGGATTATACTGTAAAAAGTTCTAGGTATAAAATAATTTGCTCAGTAGTCTTATTCGCCTTCTTCTTCAAACAACTTCGTAATTTCAATAATCACTTCAGTGGCCTTAACCATATTATCCACCGAAATATATTCAAATTTCCCATGAAAGTTTTCTCCGCCCGTAAAAAGGTTTGGTGTCGGAAGTCCCATGTATGAAAGCTGTGACCCGTCTGTGCCTCCGCGAACTGGTCTGATCATTGGTTCAATCTCTAAGTTTTTCATTGCTTTATAAGCGATATCTACAATTTCCTTTACAGGTTCAATCTTTTCTTTCATATTATAATATTGATCATTTAAATCAAGTAAAATGGTTTCTGAACCATAGATTTCTTGTAAGTCTTTGACAATTTGTTGAAGTTTCTCTTTTTTACGAGTAAATTCCTCTTTATTAAATTCTCGAATAATATAGCTTAATGACGTTTTCTCAACATCACCTTCAAATGAGCTTAAATGGTAAAACCCTCCGTATTCTTCCGTATACTCCGGTGCTTCCTCTTTCGGAAGTCTTCCGTGCAATTCCATCGCAATTTTCATGGAGTTTACCATTTTCCCTTTGGCTGTACCAGGATGTACATTGGTTCCCTTTATTATTATTTTTGCAGATGCTGCATTAAAGCTTTCATATTGAAGCTCCCCTAAAGGTCCGCCGTCAACTGTATATGCATATTTGGCATCAAATGCCTTCACGTCAAATTTATGCGGTCCTCTACCGATTTCTTCATCTGGGGTAAAGGCAACACGAATCTTACCATGCTTGATCTCAGGATGCTGAACCAAGTAAGCCATAGCTGTCATAATTTCAGTAATCCCAGCTTTATTATCTGCACCAAGCAGTGTGGTGCCATCTGTTGTAATTAATGTATGGCCTTTATAGGTTGTTACTTCTGGAAAGTCATCTGGGGACAAAATAACATTTAAAGATTCATTTAAGACAATCTTTTTGCCATCATAGCTTTCGATGATTTGTGGATTGACATTTTTACCTGTAAAATCAGTTGCCGTATCAAGATGTGCTAAAAATCCAATTGTTGGAACGTCTTTGTCTGTGTTAGAAGGAAGTGTGGCCATTACATATCCGTTGTCATCAATTGTTACGTCTTCCATGCCGATATGTTTTAACTCATCAACCAGTATATGGGCAAGTGTGATTTGTCCAGGTGTAGACGGGCATGTTTCACTATATTCGTTCGATTGTGTATCTACCTTAACATATCTAGTCAATCGTTCAATGAGTTCTTGTTTCATTTTAATCAGCTCCTTTTATTTCATCTTAGTTCAACAGTTAAAAAGAATCAAAAATCTACTATTAGAAATTTAGATAAGTGTAAGATTATTTTATGAATAAAAGGTCAAAATAACTTCATATCAAGACTTTTAGGAGGATCGTATGGATAAGAGTAAAATACTGCTCACTGCTACTGAGATGGGTTTTTTGTGGTCTAGTTATCAATTTGAAAGCATGAATGTTACATTACTAACATACTTTCAATCAATTGTAGAAGATCCGGAAATAAAGCGATTGGTCGATTATACATTTGAATTATGTAACAAGCATGAAAGTACTCTTGAACAGCTATTTGCTGATAATGAATTTGCTAAGCCAATGGGATTTTCAAAAGATGATGTAAATCTTCATGCAAAGAAACTCTATACCGATGAATTCATCCTAATGTTCACCTGGTTTATTGGGAAGGGTAATTTAAACTTTAGTGCGATGGCTTTGAATAGTGTCGCAAGAGAAGATGTTTCAAAGTATTATGAAGAGTGTATTTCAGATGGAACACAAGTTGTAAGTAAAACAAGAACTTTATTATTAGAAAAAGGGTTGTGGGTAAGAGCACCTTACATTCCTGTACCAACTGAGAAGGAAATCGTACATAAGCAAAGCTTTTTAAATGGGTGGTTCGGGGAGAAAAGGCCATTATTAGGTGTTGAGATTGCTAATTTATTTTATAATATTATTACAAATACAATTGGTATAAGTTTAACCTCTAGTTTTATTCAAGTAACAAAATCAGATGAAATAAAACAGTATTTCCAACGAGGGAAGGATATTAGTGAAAAGCATGTTAAAGTTTTATCAGATGTTCTGAGGTCGGAAAATTTGCCAGGTCCTTCTTTTTGGAATTTTGGTGTAACTGATTCTAAAGAGGCACCTTTTTCGGAAGAATTCATGCTGAATTTAATCACTCTATTGAATTCTCAGGGAATTAGCAATTATGGTGTGTCATTATCAACGACCATGCGAAAAGATATTGGTGCTCATTTTATAAGATTAACGGATGAGGTTTTATTATATTCGGAGGATGGTGCCAACCTACTGATAGAAAAAGGTTGGATGGAGCAACCTCCTAAAGCCCCAAAAAGGGAATGAGATAAGTAAGAAGCCAGGTTACTTTAAAGATAATAATCTGGCTTCTTAATGATTTTAAAATTGAGTTTAATATCTCCACCGGTAATGCCCAGCGATGGGTGTTTGAAATGATGTTAGTTTGACTTCTGCAGCAAATGGAGGATTATTATGAATAAAATAGGGTGTTCCATCTTTCGCACGTTTATCAGATACAATTCCGACATGATGATATCCGTCTAAGAACACAACAATGTCCCCAGGTTGCCACTTTTGTAAATTTTCTATATCATACGGAATTAGTTCTGTTGTTAGTGACTCCGTAAACCTTTCGAAATAGACATATTGGTTGGGGACCCTCCGAAAATCAATGTTAACATCTGGATTTCCAGCAACTCTTGGATATAGCTCGGTATTAGTTAGAATATCTTCATCCATGAGGTCTTTTAAATAAATTTCAGCACCCATTAGTCCCCTCCAAATCACATCTGTGCAAACACCCTCATCTTTAGGTGGATACCCCCCAGCATAATAAGCACTTTTATAAGTAGTTCGTTGTTCCACTTCTTTTCTAGCTGCGTGAACAATATCAAGTGGGTCTGGTATGCCATTACCATTAGAATCAACCTTAGAATATTGTTCTTCTATTGTAATGCTTTTAACAAATGGGTTACTTAAATGAATGCCAGCTGAATCTAACAGAATCCCATCTCGAAAGAAGATAATAAAAGAAAGTAGGATAATAGAAAATATTGTAATGAATATTAATATAAATTTTTTAACTTTGGATTTCATCAGAAACACCTCGCATTTCCCATAATTTTCTAATATAAGTTAATGATAAGTGAAATAGACGAATGAAACAATGAAAAAGCTAATTTACTTAGATTTAAGAATTCGACAAATTAAAGAAATAAAAAGGATTCAATTCAATTTAGTAAAAACTATGATACAATGGTAGGAAACTACATAACCTGCAAAACACTAGGGGTGCTTTTATAGCTGAGAGAGACAATTTTGTCTTAACCCTTCGAACCTGTTCTAGTTAGTACTAGCGAAGGGAAGTGATTTGGTGCGAAATAACTGCAACCAAACACTTTCGTTTTAGGAAGTGTTTTTATTTTTTTCCTACTTAATAGATAGTTTTAATTCGGCTTTAGCTTTCACTTATGGTCATGAAGCTCCCAACGAGATCGTGGATTAGTGAGCTTTCTAAGGCAGGGGTATTAAGAAGTCTAAATAAAGAGACCCGGTTTCAGGTTCAGATAGGTTGAGAAGTCAACCGGAAAAAATTGTCCGAATGTAGTCCGAATTCAGACAGGCTGTGGAGCCAAGTGGCAAAAGCTGTCTGAACCCAAGCGAAGTTCAGAAGCGAAATGAATGATGACTACAATCAACTCTTTATTTACTAAACTATATAACTAAGAGAAAGAGGTACTTCAATGTCAAAAACATATCGACTTATTTTAATGGCATTATTTGCAGCCATTGGTACATTTGGCTCATCATTATTATGGTTTCCAGCAGGAATTGCAAAGGCATATCCCGTACAGCATGCTGTAAATGTAATGGCCGGAGTGTTACTTGGACCCATACCTGCAGTGATTATTGCATTTGTAACAGGTGTGTTAAGAAACTTATTAGGAACAGGCTCACTTTTAGCCTTCCCGGGTGGAATGATCGGAGCTCTCCTTGCGGGCTTACTATATCAAAAAATGAAGAAAAATTGGACCGCAGCTGCAGGAGAAATGGTGGGGTCAGGCCTTATAGCTCCACTAATTGCTGTCCCTTATGCAAAAATACTAATGGGAACAAGCGTCGCAAGCTTTTTCTTCATCCCTCCATTCATTGTAAGTAGCGTAACCGGTGCGTTAATAGGACTATTTCTTGTGATTCGGATTAAGAAAGCAAATGTGCTGAAGTTATAAACGTTTACATCCTAGAAAGTGTTGGACATAAAGGTTCAACACTTTTTATTTATAGTGGGTAATGTTCAATCATATTTACATTGACTTATACGAAAGACCTTAGAGGTCGGTACCATAGGTTGGAAACAGGAACTGGCCTGATTTTTTTCAAAACCCGCCGTATTCGGTCTCCAACTCGCCGTAATTCCGACTATTCTCGCCGGATTATGGGTCCTGATCTCCCTGGATTCAGGCACCTGGCCTGATTTTCTTCAAACCCCGCCGTATTCGGTCTCCAACCCGCCGTAATTCCGACTTTTCTCGCCGGATTATTGATCCTGATCTCTCTGGATTCAGGCACCTCGCCTGATTTTCTTCAAACCCCGCCGTATTCAATCTCCAACCCGCCGTAATTCCGACTTTTCTCGCCGGATTATGGGTCCTGATCTCCCTGGATTCAGGCACCTGGCCTGATTTTCTTCAAACCCCGCCGTATTCAATCTCCAACCCGCCGTAATTCCGACTTTTCTCGCCGGATTATTGATCCTGATCTCCCTGGATTCAGGCACTGGCTAGTTTTGAAACCCTAGGATAGCGAGCCAATTATACCGTATAGGATTGTGAGATTAAGTATTTCAAAGTAGACATCCGCGCTAATATAAAATTCGCACCATGTAGAATGAAAATGTTCTCACTTAGTGTGGATCGTAGCGAATGCCGCTCACTATTGCTAGTATTTTTCAGAGTAGAAGCAATAATCAAAAAATAACCTTGGAACCAAATGCAAACTAGAGTATAATGAAACAATTATAAAAAAATAGAAGAGGTTAAAAAAATGAATACCTTCAAAAAACAATTACAAGCATTTCAAGAAAAACAAAAAGATAGAGGTCGCTTGCTTATTAGTTGTCCTGATAAACCTGGGATAGTAGCAGCAGTTTCAGAATTTTTATATAAGCAAGGTGCCAACATCAATGAGTCAAATCAGTATACTACTGATCCAAAGGAAGGCACGTTCTTCATGAGGGTTGAATTTGAATGTGAAAGCCTAACTCAAAGAAAACAAGAAATTGAAAAAAAGTTTGAGGAAATCTCAACGAAATTCGAAATGGAATGGACTCTTACGATATTATCAGATTTAAAGAAAACAGCCATCTTTGTATCAAAGGAGCTTCATTGTTTACGTGAGCTTTTGTGGGAATGGCAAAGTGGGGACTTAACAACCGACATTTCATTAGTCATAAGTAACCATGAAGATTCACGTGAGGTTGTAGAATCTCTAGGAATTCCTTTTTATTTTATTCCTGCGAGTAAGGAAACAAGAGAAGCGGTTGAGAAACAACAACTGGAGCTTTTAAAGAAGTATAACGTCGATCTGATTATTTTAGCACGTTATATGCAAATATTAACTCCAACCTTTGTTGCTGCACATCCAAATCAGATAATCAATATACACCACTCTTTCTTGCCTGCATTTATAGGTGCAAGACCTTATGAAAGAGCATATCAGCGCGGTGTAAAACTAATTGGCGCTACCTCTCATTATGTCACGAACGACCTAGATGAAGGTCCAATCATAGAACAAGATATAATGCGTGTTGATCACCGTTCTAATGTTGAAAATTTAAAAAAAATAGGACAGTCAATTGAGAGAAGTGTTCTAGCTCGCGCAGTAAAATGGCATATTGAAGACCGCGTCATTGTTCACCAAAACAAAACAATTGTATTTTAATGCTATCTTAGAAGTTACCCTGACTAAAGTTTGGGTAACTTTTTTCTATGAATAAAAACAATACTATCGATGCATAAAAATAAATCTACAGTTGCCGTGGAGTATAAAGGAATATCAAATTTTGATAAAGTACTACAGTTTCTAAAAACCTTCTGATTAAAGGGCTTTCATAAAAATATTTTAATAAATATATTGACAATAGTAGTGACGGATAATAAAATAACACCTATGAATATTAATGCATATAAATGAATTAATTTGCAGATAGGGTGAATGACTTTGCATGTGAGTGTCGGTCCTGGTCAATATATCAGAAAACCTTTCTTATTAGAAGAAATAGGTTCATATATAAAGAGTTTTGGTGAAAAAGTATTAGCGATTGGTGGAGAAACCGCGTTATCAGTTTCGATTGAACAAATGATTACGGGGCTAACGATTGAGAATCTTGAGCTACTTGATTCAGTTGCATATGGAGGCAATTGCTCTTGGTCCAATATTCAAAAATTAATTGAAAAAATTGAAGAGTTAAAACCGGACGTATTACTTGCAGTTGGTGGTGGTACGGCGATAGATACAGTCAAGGCTGTAGGGTATGCAACTAATCTTCCGATTATCGCGATTCCGACCATTGCGGCAACATGTGCTGCAACTACTTCTATTTCAATTTTATATGATGATGAAGGAACATTTATTGAGATTAGTAGAAAATCAAAGGCTCCCAATTTGGTGTTGGTTGACACAGCCATTATTAAAAATGCACCATACCGTTTTTTAGCCGCAGGGATTGGCGATACGTTGGCAAAATGGTTTGAATCAAAAGCTTCCATTCAAAAAGCAGTGCCAAACGCGCTGAATCGTACGGCTGTAAAAATTGCTGAAGAGCTCTATCAGATGTTGCTAGAACAAGGTCCATCAGCATTGGAGGCTCTTAAAAAGGGTAAAGATGACCCGGCGATTGATGATGTGATTGATAGCATTATTTTAGTGAGTGGCAGTGTAAGTGGATATGGAGGAGATGATTGCCGTACAGCAGCAGCTCATGCCATATACTCAGGATTAACAATCTTCCCGGAAATACATGAAACCTATCATGGAGAAATTGTTGCCTTCGGAATACTAGCTCAGCTTGTTCTTGAAGGGAAGACAGAGGAAGAAATTCTTAATCTGGTTTCCTTTTATGAAAAAGTCGATCTTCCTAGCTCTTTAGCAGCAATGAACTTACATGAGCTTTCAGATCAACAGTGGAAAGAGTTGGGGGAAGTAACTGTAACCATTGAAGATATGGACAATATGCCTTTTGAAGTTACACCTAAGATGGTTATTGAAGCAGTAAAAACTGCAGATATGATTGGTAGGAAGGCGGTTAAACAATGAAACTAAATCAAATGGTTCGGAATGTATATCCGAAACTTATGCCATATAAATGTCAACTAGCGGATTTACCTGTTGCTGAAATAGAAAGGCAGTTAGGTATTTCACCTATTTATAAACTATCTTTTAACGAAAATCCAGTAGGTCCATCGCTAAAGGCGAAAGAGGCAATGATGAAAGAGCTTGAAGTTCTTAATTTGTATCCAAGCTCAACTGGAGATGAATTGCAGGAGAAGTTAGCAGAACGAGAAGCTGTGGAAAAAGAGAATATTATTCTATCAAATGGTGCAGATGAAATGATTATCTTGATCGCACAAACATTTTTGAATCCTGGTGATGAAGTTGTTTTACCAGAAGTCACATTTGTTCAATATCTGGCATCAACTCATCAAATGGATGCTGTCCCAGTATTTGCTCCAATGAGAGAGGATTTAGGAATTGACTTAGATGCAATTTTACAGAAAATCACAGAGAAAACCAAATTGGTTTTCCTATGCAATCCTAATAATCCAACTGGAAAGGCCATTCCATTAGGTGAAATCTCTGCCTTCTTAGATCAAGTACCAGAGCATGTCCTTGTGGTCATTGATGAAGCTTATCATGAATATGGAGTGCCAGGAGAATATGATAGTTCGGTTAGTTTAGTGAAGGAAAATAAACCGGTCTTTGTTGTTCGTACTTTTTCCAAGGTTTATTCATTAGCTGCGGCAAGAGTAGGATATGGTATTGGGAGTGTGGAAGTGGTTGATGCAATCCATCATGTTCGTCCACCTTTTAATGTGAATAGTATTGCACAAGCAGGAGCACTTGCTAGCTTAGAAGATGAAGAGTACTTAATCCAAACTTTATCTCTCAATCAAAAAGGGAAAGAACAGTTGTATACAGCTTTTGCTGAATTAGGATTATCTTTTATAAAAAGTAATGGGAACTTTGTTTATGTTGATACAGGCAAGAGCAGTAAGGAAGTGTTTGACTCTCTTGCAAAAAAAGGGATAATTGTCCGCGACCTGTCTGGTTATGGGTTAACCACTTCCCTTCGAATATCAGTAGGGAATGAAAAAGCCAATGAAGCCTTAATTGAGGCACTTAAAAGTATGATAAAACGTGTACAAATAACAGGAGGAATATAATATGAAAAAACTACTTACGATTTTATTAGCAGCCATCTTTTTAATTAGTGCTGTTGGATGTTCTGAAAAGGAAAGTGCAGCAGGAACTGAAAAAAGCAGTGAACCATTAAAAGTAACACTTCCAACTTGGACTGGTTATGGGCCATTATTTTTGGCAAAAGAAAAAGGATTATTTGAAAAGCATGGAGTAGATGTTGAACTTTCAATCGTTGAAGGTTTAGCTGAACGTAAATCAGCATTAGCTGGTGAAAAGGTTGACGGTATGGCAACAGCATTAGATGTTCAAGTATCATTAGCTGCAGCTGGAATTCCAATGGAAATCGTTTGGTTACTAGATGATTCTTATGGTGGAGACGGAATTATTGCAAAAAATGAGATTGAAACTGTAGCAGATTTAAAAGGTAAGAAAGTAGCATTTGAACAAGGTTCAACAAGTCATATGTTAATTTTAACAGCATTAAAGCAAGCTG
Encoded here:
- a CDS encoding TetR/AcrR family transcriptional regulator, with protein sequence MKRVKGKIMVIKGNSNDKTNQETKQIIISAAQRLFMTYGYRSVSTRQIADSCGLTQPALYHHFRNKQMIYIEVVRSMMERTETALLRVYKRYTTLFERLEQVTYYMLMNHHEDLTQMFHDLQHEMDMETQILIRKWWIKSYLDPVVMMIEDGKKEGSLKELEQLGTNETEIAYFLLDMIKSSFQLSVEKYNNPLEKQKEAQRKATLVTNIFIGGLGEQ
- a CDS encoding 3-ketoacyl-ACP reductase produces the protein MPQSIQRKTALITGAGKGIGRATAIALAKEGVNIGLLARTEADLVSVSKEIEDLGVKVAFATADVSSMEEVDAAVSQLTNSLGTFDILINNAGIGKFGKFLELDPQEWKKIIDVNLMGVYYVTRAVLPQLIEKNGGDIINISSTAGQKGAPVTSAYSASKFGLLGLTESLALEVRKHNIRVTALTPSTVATELAYKENLTDGNPEKVMQPEDLAEIIVSQLKLHPRIFIKSAGMWSTNP
- the pepT gene encoding peptidase T, translated to MKQELIERLTRYVKVDTQSNEYSETCPSTPGQITLAHILVDELKHIGMEDVTIDDNGYVMATLPSNTDKDVPTIGFLAHLDTATDFTGKNVNPQIIESYDGKKIVLNESLNVILSPDDFPEVTTYKGHTLITTDGTTLLGADNKAGITEIMTAMAYLVQHPEIKHGKIRVAFTPDEEIGRGPHKFDVKAFDAKYAYTVDGGPLGELQYESFNAASAKIIIKGTNVHPGTAKGKMVNSMKIAMELHGRLPKEEAPEYTEEYGGFYHLSSFEGDVEKTSLSYIIREFNKEEFTRKKEKLQQIVKDLQEIYGSETILLDLNDQYYNMKEKIEPVKEIVDIAYKAMKNLEIEPMIRPVRGGTDGSQLSYMGLPTPNLFTGGENFHGKFEYISVDNMVKATEVIIEITKLFEEEGE
- a CDS encoding DUF3231 family protein — encoded protein: MDKSKILLTATEMGFLWSSYQFESMNVTLLTYFQSIVEDPEIKRLVDYTFELCNKHESTLEQLFADNEFAKPMGFSKDDVNLHAKKLYTDEFILMFTWFIGKGNLNFSAMALNSVAREDVSKYYEECISDGTQVVSKTRTLLLEKGLWVRAPYIPVPTEKEIVHKQSFLNGWFGEKRPLLGVEIANLFYNIITNTIGISLTSSFIQVTKSDEIKQYFQRGKDISEKHVKVLSDVLRSENLPGPSFWNFGVTDSKEAPFSEEFMLNLITLLNSQGISNYGVSLSTTMRKDIGAHFIRLTDEVLLYSEDGANLLIEKGWMEQPPKAPKRE
- a CDS encoding DUF1287 domain-containing protein, whose amino-acid sequence is MKSKVKKFILIFITIFSIILLSFIIFFRDGILLDSAGIHLSNPFVKSITIEEQYSKVDSNGNGIPDPLDIVHAARKEVEQRTTYKSAYYAGGYPPKDEGVCTDVIWRGLMGAEIYLKDLMDEDILTNTELYPRVAGNPDVNIDFRRVPNQYVYFERFTESLTTELIPYDIENLQKWQPGDIVVFLDGYHHVGIVSDKRAKDGTPYFIHNNPPFAAEVKLTSFQTPIAGHYRWRY
- the thiW gene encoding energy coupling factor transporter S component ThiW, coding for MSKTYRLILMALFAAIGTFGSSLLWFPAGIAKAYPVQHAVNVMAGVLLGPIPAVIIAFVTGVLRNLLGTGSLLAFPGGMIGALLAGLLYQKMKKNWTAAAGEMVGSGLIAPLIAVPYAKILMGTSVASFFFIPPFIVSSVTGALIGLFLVIRIKKANVLKL
- the purU gene encoding formyltetrahydrofolate deformylase, with the translated sequence MNTFKKQLQAFQEKQKDRGRLLISCPDKPGIVAAVSEFLYKQGANINESNQYTTDPKEGTFFMRVEFECESLTQRKQEIEKKFEEISTKFEMEWTLTILSDLKKTAIFVSKELHCLRELLWEWQSGDLTTDISLVISNHEDSREVVESLGIPFYFIPASKETREAVEKQQLELLKKYNVDLIILARYMQILTPTFVAAHPNQIINIHHSFLPAFIGARPYERAYQRGVKLIGATSHYVTNDLDEGPIIEQDIMRVDHRSNVENLKKIGQSIERSVLARAVKWHIEDRVIVHQNKTIVF
- a CDS encoding iron-containing alcohol dehydrogenase family protein, which translates into the protein MTLHVSVGPGQYIRKPFLLEEIGSYIKSFGEKVLAIGGETALSVSIEQMITGLTIENLELLDSVAYGGNCSWSNIQKLIEKIEELKPDVLLAVGGGTAIDTVKAVGYATNLPIIAIPTIAATCAATTSISILYDDEGTFIEISRKSKAPNLVLVDTAIIKNAPYRFLAAGIGDTLAKWFESKASIQKAVPNALNRTAVKIAEELYQMLLEQGPSALEALKKGKDDPAIDDVIDSIILVSGSVSGYGGDDCRTAAAHAIYSGLTIFPEIHETYHGEIVAFGILAQLVLEGKTEEEILNLVSFYEKVDLPSSLAAMNLHELSDQQWKELGEVTVTIEDMDNMPFEVTPKMVIEAVKTADMIGRKAVKQ
- the hisC gene encoding histidinol-phosphate transaminase, which codes for MKLNQMVRNVYPKLMPYKCQLADLPVAEIERQLGISPIYKLSFNENPVGPSLKAKEAMMKELEVLNLYPSSTGDELQEKLAEREAVEKENIILSNGADEMIILIAQTFLNPGDEVVLPEVTFVQYLASTHQMDAVPVFAPMREDLGIDLDAILQKITEKTKLVFLCNPNNPTGKAIPLGEISAFLDQVPEHVLVVIDEAYHEYGVPGEYDSSVSLVKENKPVFVVRTFSKVYSLAAARVGYGIGSVEVVDAIHHVRPPFNVNSIAQAGALASLEDEEYLIQTLSLNQKGKEQLYTAFAELGLSFIKSNGNFVYVDTGKSSKEVFDSLAKKGIIVRDLSGYGLTTSLRISVGNEKANEALIEALKSMIKRVQITGGI